A single genomic interval of Hevea brasiliensis isolate MT/VB/25A 57/8 chromosome 4, ASM3005281v1, whole genome shotgun sequence harbors:
- the LOC110651540 gene encoding uncharacterized protein LOC110651540: protein MVSLETVQATSRSIDQTSSPRISFSAEFLDENNFISISPNTLQTEKDQEMEREKARNAEFEFLSSNVSSHAISTADELFFEGKLLPFWQMQQSEKLHKISLKSKVSVEEEEEEEEEVNKEEPRVGWFVDDDPSPRPPKCTVLWKELLRLKKQRASSLSPSSSSSSTSSSSSSLADIVTTEEGKEASGNREKQGKRMKKGLERTRSATIRIRPMINVPICTPVKSSSLPPLFPLKKGRLER from the coding sequence ATGGTCTCCCTAGAAACGGTTCAAGCAACCTCTAGATCCATTGATCAAACTTCGAGTCCTAGAATTTCTTTCTCTGCAGAATTTCTTGATGAAAACAACTTCATTTCCATTAGTCCAAACACCCTGCAGACTGAAAAAGACCAAGAAATGGAAAGAGAGAAGGCAAGAAATGCAGAATTTGAGTTCCTTTCAAGCAACGTGAGTAGCCACGCCATTTCAACTGCGGACGAGCTTTTTTTTGAAGGGAAGTTACTTCCCTTTTGGCAAATGCAGCAATCTGAGAAACTCCATAAAATCAGCCTCAAAAGTAAAGTAAgtgtggaggaagaagaagaagaagaagaggaggtgAACAAGGAGGAGCCTAGGGTAGGTTGGTTTGTTGATGATGACCCGTCTCCAAGGCCTCCAAAATGCACTGTTCTCTGGAAAGAACTGCTAAGGTTAAAGAAGCAACGGGCTTCttctctctcaccatcatcatcttcttcctcaacatCATCTTCTTCTAGCTCCCTAGCCGATATCGTTACCACAGAAGAAGGGAAAGAAGCCTCTGGAAACAGGGAGAAGCAAGGGAAAAGGATGAAGAAAGGATTGGAGAGAACAAGATCAGCTACTATTAGGATAAGGCCAATGATAAATGTGCCTATTTGCACGCCGGTGAAGAGCAGTTCTTTGC